A window from Herbaspirillum sp. meg3 encodes these proteins:
- a CDS encoding Rieske 2Fe-2S domain-containing protein, with the protein MDEVAIPVCGSADIEEGGKGKRFAVSVHGDDATGFVVRYGGTVYGYLNRCAHVPIELDWAEGEFFESSGLYIMCATHGAVYAPDSGKCEGGPCTGARLRKIMVFERDGGIFWTPDDYVRPALA; encoded by the coding sequence ATGGATGAAGTAGCGATTCCAGTATGTGGCTCGGCTGACATCGAAGAAGGTGGCAAGGGTAAGCGCTTTGCGGTGTCGGTGCATGGTGACGACGCGACCGGTTTCGTGGTGCGATACGGCGGCACGGTGTACGGATATCTGAACCGCTGTGCGCACGTGCCGATCGAACTTGACTGGGCCGAAGGTGAATTTTTCGAGTCTAGCGGCCTCTATATCATGTGCGCAACGCATGGTGCTGTCTATGCGCCGGATAGCGGAAAATGCGAAGGCGGTCCTTGCACCGGCGCGCGTTTGCGCAAGATCATGGTATTTGAGAGAGACGGCGGCATTTTCTGGACGCCCGATGATTATGTAAGGCCCGCGCTGGCATGA